Proteins encoded by one window of Deltaproteobacteria bacterium:
- a CDS encoding 3-deoxy-manno-octulosonate cytidylyltransferase: MPEVIAIIPARYASTRFPGKPLALINEYPMFWHVCTRAARCPLITRVVLATDDERIHAKAKELDVPVVMTSPDHPSGTDRVLEA; this comes from the coding sequence ATGCCCGAGGTCATCGCCATCATCCCGGCCCGGTACGCCAGCACGCGTTTTCCAGGCAAACCACTGGCCCTTATCAACGAGTACCCCATGTTCTGGCATGTCTGCACTCGCGCCGCGCGCTGCCCGCTCATCACGCGCGTGGTCCTGGCCACGGACGACGAGCGCATCCACGCCAAGGCCAAGGAACTGGACGTGCCCGTGGTCATGACCAGCCCGGATCATCCCAGCGGCACGGACCGCGTCCTGGAGGC